In Aspergillus luchuensis IFO 4308 DNA, chromosome 1, nearly complete sequence, the following are encoded in one genomic region:
- a CDS encoding TolB family protein (COG:U;~EggNog:ENOG410Q2V4;~InterPro:IPR011042,IPR011659;~PFAM:PF07676), with product MDLYRVWGADTATYGNASEIGLRVLDLETRNTTVLTTEWDNLPQFSPDGELILFTRKTSTYNYDVCTIRPDGTDLRVLTSSGANDAHAVWSQDGRIMWSTGMYGFRFECALYDDTFQPYGQIMIMDKDGGNKKLMTNSMWEDSMPLFLPREVL from the exons ATGGATC TGTATCGGGTATGGGGAGCCGACACCGCGACATACGGTAACGCCAGCGAGATCGGGTTGCGGGTGCTGGACCTCGAGACACGCAACACAACTGTGCTGACGACTGAATGGGATAATCTACCCCAGTTCTCCCCGGATGGAGAGCTCATCCTGTTCACGCGCAAGACCAGCACGTACAACTATGATGTGTGCACCATTCGACCGGACGGGACGGATCTACGCGTGTTGACGAGTAGTGGTGCTAACGATGCACATGCGGTGTGGTCGCAGGATGGGCGGATTATGTGGTCGACGGGAATGTATGGGTTCCGGTTTGAGTGTGCCTTGTATGATGATACGTTTCAGCCGTATGGGCAGATCATGATTATGGATAAGGATGGGGGGAATAAGAAGTTGATGACCAATTCGATGTGGGAGGATTCGATGCCGTTGTTTTTGCCGAGGGAGGTCCTGTAA
- a CDS encoding alpha/beta hydrolase (COG:S;~EggNog:ENOG410PJ7E;~InterPro:IPR000073,IPR029058;~PFAM:PF12697), with product MSTANFRVTEHIIPACYVREYAGSTLDQEDVLHLHIKQYTPRHLPDPVPADAVTIIAVHAVGFPKELYEPLWDELLARSAHSNFHIRGIWIADVANMGMSGVINEDKLSMDCSWMDHPRDLLLMINHFRDQMPRPLVGVGHSFGGTIITNLALMHPRLLTSVILFDPVIQRLPPKMGFGADPPGPVNFALWRDDVWPNRAAAAAGYKKVFKKWDPRCLELMVQYGFRDLPTALHPDLPDNVDAADPPVTLTTSKYHDVLGQIRERFHAGMTDGQVQLDRSTHADVDPSVAVLPVYRPEPPSTFHKLPSLRPSALFLLGEVSYLNLKDLREGIKSCGQGVGGSGGKDKVKQVTLPKQGHFFAFEVVGETAGHCASWLDEVMRGYRDTEREWKEKRQKMAKRDHLVLNEEWRRVIKSPSSFRAAKSRESKL from the exons ATGTCGACCGCGAACTTCAGAGTCACCGAGCACATCATCCCCGCGTGTTATGTTCGGGAGTATGCGGGCAGTACCTTGGACCAAGAAGATGTCCTGCATCTCCACATCAAGCAATACACGCCTCGCCATCTACCCGATCCCGTCCCGGCTGATGCTGTCACCATCATAGCCGTTCATGCTGTGGGCTTCCCCAAG GAGCTTTACGAGCCACTCTGGGACGAGCTTCTCGCACGGTCCGCTCATTCCAACTTTCACATCCGCGGTATCTGGATAGCGGACGTTGCCAACATGGGCATGAGTGGAGTAATCAACGAAGATAAACTTAGCATGGACT GCTCATGGATGGACCATCCCCGCGACCTTCTCCTGATGATCAACCACTTCCGCGACCAGATGCCCCGACCGCTAGTAGGGGTGGGCCACAGCTTCGGAGGTACCATCAT TACGAATCTGGCACTGATGCACCCTCGTCTACTAACCTCagtcatcctcttcgaccCGGTAATTCAACGATTGCCGCCCAAGATGGGCTTTGGCGCTGATCCGCCCGGTCCTGTCAACTTTGCCTTGTGGCGTGATGACGTCTGGCCAAATAGggccgccgctgctgcaggcTACAAGAAAGTGTTCAAGAAATGGGATCCCCGTTGTCTCGAACTAATGGTACAGTATGGGTTCCGGGACCTGCCCACGGCCCTGCATCCCGACCTGCCCGACAATGTAGACGCTGCCGACCCGCCTGTCACGCTGACCACATCCAAGTATCATGATGTGCTGGGCCAAATCCGGGAACGCTTCCACGCTGGAATGACAGATGGCCAGGTTCAGTTGGATCGCTCAACCCATGCGGATGTGGACCCCTCTGTGGCTGTTCTTCCGGTGTATCGGCCCGAACCACCCAGTACATTCCACAAGTTGCCATCATTACGACCGTCGGCCCTCTTCCTGCTTGGCGAAGTGAGTTATTTGAATCTCAAAGATCTTCGGGAAGGAATCAAGAGCTGTGGTCAAGGGGTTGGGGGCAGCGGGGGGAAAGACAAGGTCAAGCAAGTTACTCTACCCAAACAAGGCCACTTCTTCGCCTttgaggtggtgggagaGACAGCCGGCCATTGTGCCAGCTGGTTAGATGAGGTTATGCGCGGATACCGCGACACTGAGCGGGagtggaaggaaaagagacagaagatgGCTAAACGCGATCATTTGGTGCTGAATGAAGAATGGCGCAGGGTGATCAAGTCTCCCAGTTCATTCCGCGCGGCCAAGTCACGGGAAAGCAAACTATGA
- a CDS encoding uncharacterized protein (COG:S;~EggNog:ENOG410PSDH;~TransMembrane:7 (o12-39i51-74o94-117i129-150o179-201i213-235o247-267i)) → MLPWIRAVDDNASQASVVVVPTIVTTVIAVVLTLLRLYVRKFVMRTLSWDDWFNLLATLTTLIAMALILAAVPYGLGRHYDTLDVDRAVYCIKLMRMCLFPLLFSTIFLKISISLLLMRLFLTAKVWKIFFWCFIAFNTITSLLDAAIVLPQCDPVARTWDKRVDGTCWPSSAINGAAIAQGTIAAGTDIVLSILPIVFLWKVKIPIKVKAAICGLMALGFASAGFALARTMYVSTLTESSDPTWDYVNLYMCAFLESSIGVIAAAAPSVRPLLRPGFWNKEYSRSRSRSFPLHTLTAKKSARPVWGDTLFDTRLDLEDRPINSRDSESKLWPQLSMAIVKRTSIEVVTNSLTNSEVKAMGRRSA, encoded by the exons ATGCTGCCCTGGATACGGGCGGTTGACGACAATGCCTCTCAGGCATCAGTCGTCGTAGTCCCGACCATTGTGACCACGGTCATTGCTGTGGTACTCACCCTGCTGCGGCTGTACGTTCGGAAGTTTGTCATGAGGACACTGTCCTGGGATGACTGGTTCAACCTCCTCGCGACA TTGACCACCCTCATCGCTATGGCCTTGATCCTCGCTGCAGTCCCGTACGGACTGGGGCGCCATTATGACACCCTCGATGTCGATCGTGCCGTCTACTGTATAAAGCTCATGCGGATGTGTCTCTTTCCGCTGCTGTTCTCGACCAtcttcttgaagatctcCATTAGCCTTCTCTTGATGAGGCTGTT TCTTACAGCCAAGGTGTGGAAGATATTCTTCTGGTGCTTCATTGCCTTCAATACGATCACGAGCCTTCTTGATGCCGCTATCGTCCTCCCTCAATGTGATCCGGTCGCGCGGACATGGGACAAACGAGTGGATGGAACCTGTTGGCCTAGTTCGGCAATCAATGGGGCGGCCATTGCGCAAGGAA CAATCGCCGCAGGAACAGACATTGTGCTATCCATCCTACCCATCGTGTTTCTATGGAAGGTTAAAATCCCGATCAAAGTGAAGGCAGCCATATGCGGGCTCATGGCACTGGGGTTTGC GAGTGCGGGGTTTGCACTTGCGCGAACAATGTACGTTTCCACCTTGACCGAGTCATCGGATCCTACAT GGGACTACGTGAATCTCTACATGTGTGCATT CCTAGAATCCTCTATTGGAGTCATCGCTGCGGCCGCACCCTCTGTACGGCCTCTCCTTCGTCCCGGATTCTGGAACAAGGAATACTCTCGGTCGAGATCCCGCTCTTTCCCGCTGCATACCTTGACCGCCAAGAAGAGTGCACGGCCGGTCTGGGGAGATACCCTTTTCGATACTAGGCTCGATCTGGAAGACCGCCCGATCAATTCGAGGGACAGCGAGTCCAAGCTGTGGCCACAGCTGAGCATGGCTATTGTGAAGCGGACATCGATAGAGGTGGTGACTAACTCTTTAACAAATAGCGAGGTGAAGGCCATGGGAAGGAGAAGTGCTTAG
- a CDS encoding uncharacterized protein (COG:S;~EggNog:ENOG410PZ01;~InterPro:IPR036291,IPR008030;~PFAM:PF13460,PF05368) codes for MLVAVLPASPKSAQETIRALLEADQLTAPVHVRAIYRDPAKAPAEFVAHGSFHAVAGDLSNAASLDLGNADTVFAITPPRYDGTDMMQWARQASENTRAAIQKAGTVKRLVLLSSMGAEQPEGTGEIMTNHIAEEILKDVVPEVVFMRCAYFMENWAPAMETVQSKHPHLSSVITPLDYEIPMVSVADIGKACATYIMAMDHPKSPYIVEVHGPREYTAKDVQEAFQDVAGHAVELKPIEKGDLPAFFGQFLPEASVGPFVEMTRSFLPGGIIAKESGNSPSPDRMYRGRTELVDAIRRLFKRR; via the exons ATGCTTGTCGCTGTTCTTCCCGCCTCACCCAAATCAGCTCAAGAGACCATCCGGGCTCTTCTGGAAGCAGACCAGTTAACTGCTCCAGTCCACGTGCGCGCCATCTACCGCGATCCTGCCAAAGCCCCCGCTGAGTTCGTCGCACATGGTAGCTTCCACGCGGTCGCAGGTGATCTCAGCAATGCAGCCAGCCTAGACCTAGGAAACGCTGATACCGTCTTTGCCATTACACCGCCGCGCTATGATGGCACCGACATGATGCAGTGGGCCCGCCAGGCCTCGGAAAATACTCGCGCAGCGATCCAGAAGGCCGGGACGGTGAAACGCTTGGTGCTCCTTTCTAGCATGGGGGCCGAACAGCCAGAGGGAACT GGAGAAATCATGACGAATCACATTGCGGAAGAGATTCTCAAGGACGTTGTGCCCGAGGTGGTCTTCATGCGATGTGCCTACTTTATGGAAAACTGGGCGCCAGCCATGGAAACCGTCCAGTCAAAACATCCACATCTATCGTCGGTCATCACTCCGCTGGATTATGAAATTCCCATG GTTTCCGTCGCTGATATCGGAAAGGCATGTGCCACATATATAATGGCCATGGATCACCCCAAGAGTCCATATATCGTGGAGGTTCATGGTCCACGAGAATACACGGCAAAAGACGTACAGGAAGCATTCCAAGACGTGGCCGGTCATGCAGTCGAACTCAAACCTATCGAAAAGGGAGATTTGCCCGCATTTTTCGGCCAATTCTTACCTGAAGCTTCGGTCGGTCCGTTTGTAGAGATGACTCGGAGTTTCCTGCCGGGGGGGATTATTGCGAAAGAGTCTGGAAACTCCCCCTCTCCGGACCGCATGTATCGTGGTCGAACAGAGCTGGTGGATGCTATTCGACGACTGTTCAAAAGGAGGTAG
- a CDS encoding putative salicylate hydroxylase (COG:I;~EggNog:ENOG410PT1I;~InterPro:IPR036188,IPR002938;~PFAM:PF01494;~TransMembrane:1 (o6-26i);~go_function: GO:0071949 - FAD binding [Evidence IEA]) produces MGPLRPFTVTIIGGGIGGLVLAVGLLRRQVPVQIYEAAAAFAEIGLGLSIGPAAHRAMPLIDPEIRAIYDALVTTHADSPGYEQYKQTWFELVWATGDHEGETIMNLKALPSGQTTLRRADFLAALVALVPPEIVHFGKRLNQLTETTDGVRLQFEDGTIAMADVVVGCDGIKSKVKESMLPEESAAKQPRYSGMYAYRAVFDMDEMVTAVGDQRARVSTMYLGKGAYAISYPIMRAKKVNFGLYILSETWDHEAWVRPASKEHMRRDAQGMGRYVQALVERMPDPSQWALFEHPHLSTYTKSRVAILGDAAHASTPHQGAGAGQAIEDAHVLAELLSDPRVNSVDNVVEAFRAYDQVRRPRSQHVVTTSKENAYLLCLCLDGVGDNEVKLRETFQQRLRWLWDLDIQEQAEQARRKMFSECKL; encoded by the exons ATGGGCCCACTCCGACCGTTTACCGTCACCATCATCGGTGGAGGCATCGGTGGCCTCGTTCTCGCGGTTGGTCTGCTACGACGTCAGGTTCCGGTTCAAATTTATGAGGCAGCTGCTGCCTTTGCAGAGATCGGGCTAGGGCTATCCATTGGTCCGGCGGCTCACCGGGCTATGCCCCTCATCGACCCAGAGATTCGAGCCATCTACGACGCTCTTGTCACAACCCACGCGGATAGCCCCGGCTATGAACAATACAAACAAACGTGGTTTGAACTCGTTTGGGCCACGGGCGACCATGAAGGCGAAACTATAATGAACCTAAAGGCCTTGCCGTCGGGACAGACGACGCTGAGACGTGCGGACTTCctcgccgccctcgtggcTCTGGTCCCTCCCGAAATTGTTCATTTTGGCAAACGGTTGAACCAACTGACGGAAACAACAGACGGGGTCCGGCTACAATTTGAAGATGGTACAATCGCCATGGCCGATGTGGTGGTAGGATGTGATGGGATAAAATCCAAGGTCAAGGAATCAATGCTACCCGAGGAGTCTGCTGCCAAACAGCCTCGGTATAGTGGCATGTATGCCTACCGGGCTGTCTTCGAcatggatgagatggtgACGGCCGTCGGTGATCAACGCGCCCGCGTATCCACCATGTATCTCGGCAAAGGCGCCTATGCCATCTCCTACCCCATCATGCGTGCCAAAAAGGTGAACTTTGGTCTCTACATCCTGAGTGAGACCTGGGATCATGAGGCATGGGTTCGGCCAGCAAGTAAAGAACATATGCGACGAGATGCCCAGGGTATGGGTAGATATGTACAGGCTCTCGTTGAG CGCATGCCTGACCCTTCGCAATGGGCCCTCTTTGAGCATCCCCATTTGTCAACGTACACTAAATCTCGCGTGGCCATCTTAGGTGATGCGGCTCATGCCTCTACGCCACATCAAGGTGCGGGTGCCGGTCAGGCTATCGAGGATGCCCACGTCCTGGCAGAGCTCTTGAGCGACCCGCGAGTAAACAGCGTAGACAACGTCGTGGAGGCGTTCAGAGCTTATGATCAAGTCCGTCGACCACGAAGTCAGCATGTGGTCACTACGAGTAAGGAGAACGCCTATCTACTGTGCTTGTGTTTGGATGGTGTGGGGGATAATGAGGTAAAACTACGAGAGACATTCCAGCAACGACTGCGATGGCTTTGGGACCTGGATATACAGGAGCAGGCTGAACAagcaaggaggaagatgtttaGCGAGTGTAAACTTTAG
- a CDS encoding TolB family protein (COG:U;~EggNog:ENOG410Q2V4;~InterPro:IPR011042,IPR011659;~PFAM:PF07676;~SECRETED:SignalP(1-18)) produces MRYSLLPLLGLASVPALGGCPFAHTANMDVDDMVKAHARMSRGLVASKSSPSTVPTSSTTPTVGKKGVFMMNRIAPGTSELYIANTDGSNERPLLSDPVFEYHASFSPDGEWITFTSERNGDGNSDIYRVRTNGSDLQELVATPAVEDSVVISPNGRLAAYVSTANNMKANIWVLDLQTGAQWNLTNTPSTAANSSLVESYLRPAWSPDGEWIAFSSDRNTQWDGHGEPTFLGRTGWETTQELSLYAIRPNGSDFRQIISKPYYSLGSPKWSADGKRIVYYEMTREDTYNAHRPETITTANSTIMSVDFATGTDVRVEVAGSGVKQFPQYLDRNGTIAYTLKGGTSEGFYTTAGLYVNTTSATLRSPAWSPDGKQVVYEKTTWSIRAGYKKLYSWDSDWDYRFTDVFPQISHQERIAITQKQLGNSSIVTLNTTGADLQLVYDPSTADFVSDNETTGLSAYQPSWSPCGEWLVFGV; encoded by the coding sequence ATGCgctactccctcctcccccttcttggccttgccTCCGTCCCGGCCCTTGGAGGCTGTCCCTTCGCACACACTGCGAATATGGACGTTGATGACATGGTGAAGGCACACGCTCGCATGTCCCGAGGGTTGGTGGCATCCAAGAGCAGCCCCTCAACTGTTCCTACCTCCTCTACTACCCCTACCGTCGGCAAGAAGGGCGTGTTCATGATGAACCGCATTGCGCCTGGGACCTCTGAACTATACATTGCCAACACAGACGGCAGCAATGAGCGTCCACTCCTCTCTGACCCCGTCTTCGAGTACCAcgcctccttctctccagaCGGAGAATGGATTACTTTCACCAGCGAGCGTAATGGCGACGGTAACTCTGACATCTACCGGGTGCGGACCAATGGCTCTGATCTGCAGGAGCTGGTCGCCACCCCAGCAGTGGAAGACTCCGTCGTGATCTCTCCCAACGGCCGTCTGGCAGCCTACGTCTCCACCGCCAACAACATGAAGGCAAACATCTGGGTCCTCGACCTGCAGACCGGCGCGCAGTGGAACCTCACCAACACTCCCAGCACTgccgccaactcctccctcGTGGAGAGCTATCTCCGCCCTGCCTGGTCCCCCGATGGCGAATGGATCGCCTTCTCTTCGGACCGCAACACCCAATGGGACGGACACGGCGAGCCGACCTTCCTCGGCCGCACAGGCTGGGAGACGACACAAGAGCTCTCCCTTTACGCCATCCGTCCCAACGGCTCCGACTTCCGCCAGATCATTTCCAAGCCATACTACTCGCTGGGATCTCCCAAGTGGTCCGCCGACGGTAAACGCATCGTCTACTACGAAATGACCCGGGAAGATACCTACAACGCCCACCGTCCGGAAACCATCACCACGGCCAACTCAACCATCATGTCGGTCGATTTCGCCACCGGCACCGATGTGCGTGTTGAAGTCGCCGGCTCGGGCGTCAAGCAATTCCCGCAGTACCTAGATAGGAACGGCACCATCGCCTACACCCTCAAGGGCGGCACCAGCGAGGGCTTCTACACCACCGCAGGACTGTACGTCAACACGACCTCAGCGACCCTCCGGTCCCCGGCGTGGTCTCCCGACGGCAAACAAGTAGTCTACGAAAAGACCACCTGGAGCATCCGCGCGGGATACAAGAAGCTGTACAGCTGGGACAGCGACTGGGACTACCGGTTCACGGACGTCTTCCCTCAGATCTCGCACCAGGAGCGCATCGCAATCACCCAGAAGCAGCTAGGAAACTCGTCCATCGTGACGCTGAACACGACCGGCGCTGACCTGCAACTTGTCTACGACCCCAGCACGGCAGACTTCGTCAGCGACAACGAAACCACAGGTCTGAGCGCCTACCAGCCCAGCTGGTCCCCATGCGGCGAGTGGCTCGTCTTCGGCGTGTGA